The Saccharomonospora glauca K62 genome has a segment encoding these proteins:
- a CDS encoding cell division protein SepF: MSALQKLKAYFGMVPAEDEEYDFDEDYRRDYQADDYGAYDESGYKDTPRRSRPRYRVMDEFESAEASSARTRRTSSRGEPAVHGSLAMDRQPEPVARVRPMSSASAEPSSTAARDPLSRIITLHPTSYAEAREIGEAYRDGAPVIMNLTEMENADAKRLVDFAAGLAFALRGSMDKVTNKVFLLSPPDVDVTAEDRRRIAEGGLFLRH; encoded by the coding sequence ATGAGCGCGCTGCAGAAGCTGAAGGCCTACTTCGGGATGGTCCCTGCCGAGGACGAGGAGTACGACTTCGACGAGGACTACCGGCGCGACTATCAAGCGGACGACTACGGGGCCTACGACGAGTCCGGGTACAAGGACACCCCGCGCAGGTCGCGGCCACGTTACCGGGTCATGGACGAGTTCGAGAGCGCCGAGGCGTCCTCCGCCCGCACCCGCCGGACGTCGTCGCGTGGAGAGCCCGCCGTGCACGGGTCGCTGGCCATGGACCGGCAGCCGGAGCCCGTCGCGCGGGTGCGTCCGATGAGTTCCGCCTCGGCGGAGCCGTCGAGCACCGCGGCACGTGACCCGTTGAGCCGCATCATCACGTTGCACCCCACCAGCTACGCGGAAGCGCGGGAGATCGGTGAGGCGTACCGTGACGGTGCTCCCGTGATCATGAACCTGACGGAGATGGAGAACGCCGACGCCAAGCGGTTGGTGGACTTCGCGGCCGGTCTGGCCTTCGCCCTCCGGGGTTCTATGGACAAGGTCACGAACAAGGTGTTCCTGCTCTCACCGCCGGATGTGGACGTGACGGCGGAAGACCGCAGGCGAATCGCCGAAGGGGGGTTGTTCCTCCGCCACTGA
- a CDS encoding YggS family pyridoxal phosphate-dependent enzyme yields the protein MNNQRYEELATALREVTERIAAACRRADRSPDEVRMIAVTKTFPAADAATLVDLGVRHLGENRDQEASAKVTEVAKLRPEADVRWHMVGRLQRNKARSVARWAAEVQSVDSLRLADALTKGVRAALEAGERDRPLDVLVQASLDDDPSRGGCPVDQLRELAEAIVQKSDYLHLRGVMAVAPLGVDPEWAFERLASVAEMLRKDHPDATEISAGMSGDLETAIAYGSTCVRVGTALLGRRGLASP from the coding sequence GTGAACAACCAGCGTTACGAGGAACTCGCGACGGCGCTTCGGGAGGTGACCGAGCGCATCGCGGCCGCGTGTCGTCGGGCGGACCGGTCGCCCGACGAGGTCCGCATGATCGCCGTGACGAAGACGTTCCCCGCGGCCGATGCCGCCACGTTGGTGGACCTCGGGGTACGTCACCTCGGGGAGAACCGGGACCAGGAGGCGTCGGCGAAGGTCACCGAGGTCGCGAAGCTGCGCCCCGAAGCCGACGTGCGGTGGCACATGGTCGGCCGGTTGCAGCGCAACAAGGCGCGTTCGGTGGCGCGCTGGGCCGCGGAGGTGCAGTCTGTGGACTCCCTCCGACTGGCCGACGCGCTCACCAAAGGGGTGCGGGCGGCACTGGAGGCCGGGGAGCGGGATCGGCCGCTCGACGTGCTCGTCCAGGCCAGCCTGGACGACGATCCGTCGCGCGGCGGCTGCCCTGTTGATCAGCTTAGGGAACTGGCCGAGGCGATAGTCCAAAAGAGTGATTATCTCCACTTACGCGGGGTTATGGCCGTGGCGCCGCTCGGAGTGGATCCCGAATGGGCCTTCGAGCGGCTAGCCTCCGTCGCCGAGATGCTGCGAAAAGATCATCCGGATGCGACGGAGATCTCGGCGGGCATGAGCGGCGATCTGGAGACGGCGATCGCGTACGGCTCGACGTGCGTGCGTGTCGGAACCGCGTTGCTCGGGAGACGAGGTTTAGCCTCGCCCTGA
- the pgeF gene encoding peptidoglycan editing factor PgeF has translation MRIRRVVTTRAGGRSKPPYDSFNLGDHVGDDPEAVAANRRRLAAELGLAEDRLAWMEQVHGRTVTVVDGTESGPAEATDALVTTRPGLALVVLVADCVPVLLGDPEAGVVAAVHAGRIGARVGVVPAAVEVMVARGARPDRIEALLGPAVCGECYEVPQAMADDVEAHLPGSRCRSRKGTPALDLRAGLWRQLADLGVGKIGVDPRCTMEDETLFSHRRSAPTGRIAAVTWMEQ, from the coding sequence GTGCGCATTCGGCGAGTGGTGACCACCAGGGCGGGAGGACGGTCGAAGCCGCCGTACGACTCCTTCAACCTGGGCGATCACGTGGGCGACGACCCGGAGGCCGTGGCGGCCAACCGACGTCGGCTGGCCGCCGAACTGGGGCTCGCCGAGGACCGGCTCGCCTGGATGGAGCAGGTACACGGGCGCACCGTCACGGTCGTCGACGGCACCGAGTCGGGGCCCGCGGAGGCCACCGACGCGCTCGTCACCACGCGTCCGGGGTTGGCGCTCGTGGTCTTGGTCGCCGACTGCGTGCCGGTGTTGCTCGGTGATCCCGAGGCGGGTGTCGTGGCGGCCGTGCACGCGGGAAGGATCGGCGCGCGGGTCGGCGTGGTCCCGGCCGCCGTCGAGGTCATGGTCGCCAGGGGAGCGCGCCCGGACCGTATCGAGGCGCTGCTCGGTCCCGCCGTGTGCGGTGAGTGCTACGAGGTGCCGCAGGCGATGGCCGACGACGTGGAGGCCCATCTGCCGGGCAGCAGGTGCCGCAGCCGGAAGGGCACCCCGGCCCTCGACCTGCGAGCCGGGCTGTGGAGGCAGCTGGCGGACCTCGGAGTGGGCAAGATCGGGGTGGACCCGCGGTGCACGATGGAGGACGAGACCCTGTTCAGTCATCGCAGGAGCGCCCCAACGGGAAGGATCGCGGCCGTCACGTGGATGGAGCAGTGA